Part of the Bradyrhizobium sp. AZCC 1721 genome, ATCGCCGAGCCGAACACCGGCACTAGGTGGAAGAACGGCGCGGCACGATTGGGCCCGATCAGCGCCAGTCCGCGGTTGAAGAACAGGTACGCCAGCGTCGAGGGAAAGACCACGGCATAGCCCAGCGTCGCCATCGAGATCATGTCGAACTTCAGCGTCGCGCCGGTCGAGAATTCCCAGATCGAGAACGGCACCAGCATCAGCGCGCCGCAGCAGGTGGTGAATGAAATCAGCGATAGCGCGTGCGTCACCGGGCGGCGCGGGATCAGCGCCGAATACAATCCGAACGACACCAGGGAGCTCGCAAACATCAGGTCGCCGCGGTTGAAGCTGATGCCGGCGAGCGCGCCGAAATCGCCGCGCAGGATGATGGTCAAGACGCCGGCAAGCGAGATGGTGATGCCGGCAAGCTGCGCACCGGTCAGGCGGACGCCGAACAGCGCCAGCGACCACAGCGCAACAAACAACGGCCCCGCCGACTGGATCAATAGCGCGTTCAGCGCCTCGGTATATTGCAGCGCCCAGTAGGAGATCGCATTGTTGTAGGCAAAACCGACCAGCGACAGGAACAGCATCATCGGCAGGTGCGCGCGCAGCACCGGCCAGTCCTGCTTCAGATGCGGCCAGGCGAACGGCAGCAGGATCAGAAAGGTGCCGATCCAGCGGACGCAGGACAGCGTCAACGGCGGTACATGCCCGGCGACATGGCGCGCCAGCACGATGTTGCCGGCCCAGAACAGCGAGGTCAGGCTCAGCAGCAGGTAAGGCTGGTTGGTCAGCCACCGGACCGGATGGAAGGCAGGTGGCACTGGTGCGGGCTTGGTCATGGTCGCGAGGCGAGTAGGGCGAAAATTCCGCCGCACGACAAGTCCTGCGCGCGCAATGCTACAATGTCTTGCGTATCAGCTTGCGCTTTTCCTTTATGCCGTTGCGGAACAGGACGGCTCCGCGCGAAGCACCCCCGCTGTCATACCCCGCGAAAGCGGGGTATCCAGTATGCCGCGGCTTCTCGATTGATCGCGAAGGTCAGCTACTGTTCGTCATTGCGAGCGAAGCGAAGCAATCCATCGTGCGGCATAACGGATAGGTGGATTGCTTCGTCGCTTTGCTCCTCGCAATGACGTGGTGAGATACTGCAACCCCTCAAATGCGCGGGATACCTGCGTCGTTGATCACCTTCGACCACTTGTCGATCTCCGACGTGATCAGCGCGCGCATTTGCTCCGGCGTGCTGCCGCGGACCTCGCCGCCGGTTGCCGTCTCCAGCGCCGTCTTCGTTGCGGGGTCGGCCAGCATCGACTGGATCTCCGTGTTCAGCCGCTTCACGATATCGGGCGGCGTGCCCTTCGGAGCCACCAGCCCGGCCCAGGTGCGAACGTCGAAACCCGCAACGCCGGCTTCCTGTACGGAAGGCACGTTCGGTAGCAGCTTGGTGCGCGCGGGCGAGGTGACGGCGAGGCCGCGAATGGCGCCGCTCTCGATCTGGCCTGCGAGCAGCACGGTGGTCCCGACGATCACGGGAACGTCTCCGGCGAGCAGGGAGGTGACGGTTAGTGAATCGCCGCGATAGGGGACGTGCACCATCTTGGTGCCGGCGGTGACGTTCAACAACTCGCCCGCGAGATGATGCGTGCTGCCGAAACCGACCGAGCCGT contains:
- a CDS encoding tripartite tricarboxylate transporter substrate binding protein gives rise to the protein MARSLNVLRGRLLALRCCIVAAALSLTCLAPSIAAAQTYPNRPIRLLHGFAAGGAADAQARIVSDGLSKRLGQAVVVEAKPGAGGNLAADAVAKSAPDGYTIGLVTGAHAISGALYKQLAYSPIDSFDMLSTMVYYALVIAVRADHQAKTLADLIAMAKAKPDALSYGSVGFGSTHHLAGELLNVTAGTKMVHVPYRGDSLTVTSLLAGDVPVIVGTTVLLAGQIESGAIRGLAVTSPARTKLLPNVPSVQEAGVAGFDVRTWAGLVAPKGTPPDIVKRLNTEIQSMLADPATKTALETATGGEVRGSTPEQMRALITSEIDKWSKVINDAGIPRI
- a CDS encoding DMT family transporter, with amino-acid sequence MTKPAPVPPAFHPVRWLTNQPYLLLSLTSLFWAGNIVLARHVAGHVPPLTLSCVRWIGTFLILLPFAWPHLKQDWPVLRAHLPMMLFLSLVGFAYNNAISYWALQYTEALNALLIQSAGPLFVALWSLALFGVRLTGAQLAGITISLAGVLTIILRGDFGALAGISFNRGDLMFASSLVSFGLYSALIPRRPVTHALSLISFTTCCGALMLVPFSIWEFSTGATLKFDMISMATLGYAVVFPSTLAYLFFNRGLALIGPNRAAPFFHLVPVFGSAMAILLLGEQLRLFHLVGYALVLAGVVIASRRASAKKA